TGACTGGCTGTGAGGATGAGTTCGCCTCGGTGGCATCGGTATTGAGAGCTTCACGGGCGGTGAAATCCAGATGCAGCACTTTTATCTGCTTATAAAAAAAAGATTTTGTGGCTGAGACAGTGCCGTCTGTCACCGTTTGGGTCAGCCCGCAGCCGCTCAGTAATAAAGCCAGCGCAGGCAACCAGAGTTTACTTTTTAAAGAGGTATTTAATAACACGACCATTTCCTTCCTGATGCATATCAGGAGCCATTCCGCTGTAGCGGCCCAGCTCCACGGTAAAGTATTCGGGGATATCCTCTGACGGTGCGCCATCGCCCAGCCCCAGCACACCGGTCAGCCCCAGCCGTATCGGTGAATCCCCCAGCACGGGCGCAGGAAGCAGGTGCGTCGGCACCGTCAGCTGAATACAGGCCTTATAGCGCCAGCCAAGATACACCCGCAGCAGTACCTGATAATCCGCATAAATCTGACCGTCCGGCAGCCATTCACTGGCTTCGTCAGGGTCTGAGGTGTGCAGGGAAATCAGCAGCTGGCTGTTGGCATCGGTCGCCTCATCGCCCATCACGGTGTAACCGTCCAGCCAGTTAGCCCCTTCCTCAGCAAATGTCATCGGCGCGGCGATGCGCACGGTGCGCAGGCAATGCGGCGTGATATCCGCCTGTGTAAACGGCGCTAACAGACGCACCAGCGCCTGCACGCCTTCCGCCGTTCTTCCCGGCTGGCGCATCACGCTGAGCAATGCCAAAAAACGTGAGGTCGGTGTCGCAAAATGCTGTTGCGAACCGGGGATCCCCATGCCAATCAGCCCCAGCAGGCTTTGCGAAGTGTTATCTTTGCCGCCTGCTTCGAAGGTGGCCGGATACGAGTACTTTCGCCAGATGCGGTAGAACTGCGTCATGATGCGGTGGTTGAAGATATCGAGAAAACCTTCGAGGGCCTCATGCCCTTCGCGCTGCTGGGTGATGTCGTCGATATACGACGTCGGCAGCGGCGAATCCACTCCGTACAGCCCCATAAAGGTGGTACGCACCGTCGGCGGCGCATCGGGATGTTCTTCATCTGTTTCGAAGGCTTTCAGTTCACTGACCGGGAATCCCATGCCCGGATGTGGGCGAAAACGCACCGGGTCGTCGGCAGGATTGGCGGTGCTCCCCAGCGGGAGACTACCCGGTTGTTGTTCCAGTAACTGACAAAAGCGGAAGAAGTTGATCTTGCCGATGTCGCGCTCAAGCCGGGCATTTAGCCGGGAATGCGCGGCTTGTGATTCTCTTCCCATTCCAGACGTTCTCCTGTCGGTTGCAGTATCAGGGTCAGGCGGTTAAACAGATGAATATCGGTGTACAGTGCGAAGAAGCGGCTGAGCATCTCTCCGAACAGGCAGATATCCCCTGTGCCAGCAAACCCGTTGCTGTCGAGGGTGATTTCAATATGCACGCCGCGCAGCAGATAACCGCGTTCAAAGCGCTCAATCTCGCTGTGCTTCACCTCGGCGATAGCATCCAGACGGCGGCGGTTCATTTCATTTTCCGTCCAGTCATACAGCGCCAGCGTGCCGCGCAGGACTTCGGCGTTATCCATCATCCACAGGAAGCTGCTGCCCAGATGGCTCAGCACCCGCCAGTGAAAACGGTCACGGTTCGGCGGGTAACAGGGCATGGTCGGCACAGACAGATTGCGCACCCGCACATTGGCCCCGGTGGATTTCACCGCGGTATCCAGCAACGTGCTTTGCAGGGATTTGCGGGGTAACTGGCCGTTGGTACCGGTCAGGCTCAGGGACAGGTTTTCATTCTCCGGTACGGTGTGGTTATCAAACGCCTCACCGCCCAGCACCAGCCACGTATCGTGCAGGCCGGAAGGGCCACGTTTGACGCGCGTATGGTAGTAATACTCCGGCGCGTCGTGGCGCAGCATCCCCCCTTTGTGGCGGAAGCTGGTAAACGGCACATACACCTGATGCCCGGAATGTTTGGAAGAGATCACCGAGTCCACCGAGTAGATCTCGGTATAGCCATCCTGCACGCGCATCGGGCGCAACAGATATTCCGTCTGCAACGAGGAGAGCGAGAGCGGGTCAGATTCCAGCGGGAACAGGTTAATGACCGGGACGCAATGTAAACGCAGATGCTTTTCTGAGAACGAGAAATCATGCTCCCAGCGTTTCTCCAGTACCACGTCAATTTCAAACCACGCCAGCTCTGCCGGTAAGGCCACGGTTTCCAGCCCTTTCAGCGCGGCGAACATGAATTTTTCACGGAAGGTGAAGTATTCCAGCAGCAACTGATAACCACTGAACGCGCTGTCGCCTTTTGGCCACAGCTGGTCTTTCTCACTGAATCCCTGTGGCGAAAAGCAGCCGTCCAGCGGCTGACGGTCGGATTGCCCCGGCAAACGGATCCACAGTTTGGCGGTATTGAGCGTTAAGGCTTCATGCAGGGCGCAGGCCAGTGGCGCATCGGCATCAAAATAAAGCGGCAGATGGCTCAGGGACATTTTGCTCCAGTCGGCAAGCTCACCGCAGTGAAAACGCAGACGGATCACCGAGCGGCCGTCCGGCTCGGTGTCCAGCACCGCGCGGCTAAGCGAAAGCGGCAGCAGATCAATATCCTGCGTGGTGGTGTAGCGGCATCGCGTGCGACGCTCTCCTATCGGCCGGGAAAGCACTTCAAAGCCTTTGCTCACCGCCATGCGCTCTTTCATTCCTTGCCATTCGGGGGTGAATTCCACAATGGAGAGGGAAGGGATGGTGCGCAGATAGTGCGGCCACAACAGGCTGACCAGCCCTTCGGTCAGTTCCGGCAGATCGTCGTCGAGTTTTTCCCTCAGGCGACCCATCAAAAAGGCAAAACCTTCAAACAGGCGTTCTACATAGGGATCACGGGCACCGGCTTTATCCAGATTGAGTCCGGCAGCACGGTCAGGGTGCGCACGAGCAAATTCTTCGCCCGCCTCGCGCAGGTAACGCATTTCGGCGTCAAAATAACGCAGGGTTAAGTCGTCCATGTTTTTCTTTTCATTAAGGTGAGTGAGCTGAACGGAGTGGCATTAATTATGGCATAGCGATTCATCAAGTACATATTGGGTTGCCATGCCCGGGGTCCAACCCAGAGGAATGCCTTGACATTGAATATACCCTCGAACACTCAAATGATATTTATAAATGAAATAAAACGAAATCGTGGAAATTAATATTACAACTATCGAGGTCATTGAAAATATCATTAACTTCTTCCCGCGTTCGGTTGATATTTGTTTCCCGTGGGCAATGACAGGAATAATCATCAATAAGAAAGGAATGGTTACTAATGGTGAAAATGCCGCAAAAAAACTCCACGCAGAAAAAATAATGACAGGGGTATTATCAAAATATTTGAACATAGATTCAAAAGCGAAGAATGATATCATTAATGATAACAGAGAGAAAAAAACAAATCCTAAAAATGCCAAAAATCTGTGTTTAAGGTCATACATGATTAATGCATCCGTGGTGTAACTTCGTTAATGGATGAGCGTAAGTATTTAACCACTTGATCTTCTATAACTTTTACGCCTTTATTTAGCATTTTATCTGCGTACATAGCGCCCAAATCCCAAACTCCTTTTTCTATCTTCCTTGCTTCCCAAACGAACTCTTGCTGAGCTGCTTCTATATACTTAACTACTTTGTCAGTTATTCCAAATTTTTCATCCATCGTATTGAGTATCCACGCTGTTCCAAAACCAAAAACAACGACAACAACCAAAGGCCCTATGACAAAAGGTGTCATTGAAATGACTGCCCCGGCTCCCCAAAC
Above is a window of Enterobacteriaceae bacterium Kacie_13 DNA encoding:
- the tssG gene encoding type VI secretion system baseplate subunit TssG; its protein translation is MGRESQAAHSRLNARLERDIGKINFFRFCQLLEQQPGSLPLGSTANPADDPVRFRPHPGMGFPVSELKAFETDEEHPDAPPTVRTTFMGLYGVDSPLPTSYIDDITQQREGHEALEGFLDIFNHRIMTQFYRIWRKYSYPATFEAGGKDNTSQSLLGLIGMGIPGSQQHFATPTSRFLALLSVMRQPGRTAEGVQALVRLLAPFTQADITPHCLRTVRIAAPMTFAEEGANWLDGYTVMGDEATDANSQLLISLHTSDPDEASEWLPDGQIYADYQVLLRVYLGWRYKACIQLTVPTHLLPAPVLGDSPIRLGLTGVLGLGDGAPSEDIPEYFTVELGRYSGMAPDMHQEGNGRVIKYLFKK
- the tssF gene encoding type VI secretion system baseplate subunit TssF — its product is MDDLTLRYFDAEMRYLREAGEEFARAHPDRAAGLNLDKAGARDPYVERLFEGFAFLMGRLREKLDDDLPELTEGLVSLLWPHYLRTIPSLSIVEFTPEWQGMKERMAVSKGFEVLSRPIGERRTRCRYTTTQDIDLLPLSLSRAVLDTEPDGRSVIRLRFHCGELADWSKMSLSHLPLYFDADAPLACALHEALTLNTAKLWIRLPGQSDRQPLDGCFSPQGFSEKDQLWPKGDSAFSGYQLLLEYFTFREKFMFAALKGLETVALPAELAWFEIDVVLEKRWEHDFSFSEKHLRLHCVPVINLFPLESDPLSLSSLQTEYLLRPMRVQDGYTEIYSVDSVISSKHSGHQVYVPFTSFRHKGGMLRHDAPEYYYHTRVKRGPSGLHDTWLVLGGEAFDNHTVPENENLSLSLTGTNGQLPRKSLQSTLLDTAVKSTGANVRVRNLSVPTMPCYPPNRDRFHWRVLSHLGSSFLWMMDNAEVLRGTLALYDWTENEMNRRRLDAIAEVKHSEIERFERGYLLRGVHIEITLDSNGFAGTGDICLFGEMLSRFFALYTDIHLFNRLTLILQPTGERLEWEENHKPRIPG
- a CDS encoding DUF1240 domain-containing protein yields the protein MYDLKHRFLAFLGFVFFSLLSLMISFFAFESMFKYFDNTPVIIFSAWSFFAAFSPLVTIPFLLMIIPVIAHGKQISTERGKKLMIFSMTSIVVILISTISFYFIYKYHLSVRGYIQCQGIPLGWTPGMATQYVLDESLCHN